In the Mytilus trossulus isolate FHL-02 chromosome 1, PNRI_Mtr1.1.1.hap1, whole genome shotgun sequence genome, one interval contains:
- the LOC134726731 gene encoding uncharacterized protein LOC134726731, whose product MSRRRKKDYKKVLSSLITMLPDQLKVKLFVADFESGLWRALTSVFDDPVIQGCVFHWTQAIWRKTQELGLQPTTRRTRCISLSRISWPYHFYQQNTSLLPLKTLPPKQNPPEPKSLLNTLRTLGCHQPFG is encoded by the exons ATGTCCAGAAGAAGAAAGAAAGATTACAAGAag gttCTTAGCTCCCTCATAACCATGCTACCAGACCAGTTAAAGGTTAAGCTGTTTGTTGCGGACTTTGAGAGTGGCCTATGGAGAGCTCTTACTTCAGTTTTCGACGACCCTGTCATCCAAGGTTGTGTGTTCCATTGGACACAAGCCATTTGGAGGAAGACACAAGAACTTGGTTTGCAG CCTACTACCAGAAGGACACGGTGTATAAGTTTGTCAAGAATCTCATGGCCTTACCATTTCTACCAGCAGAACACATCCCTTCTACCTTTGAAGACATTGCCACCAAAGCAAAATCCGCCAGAACCAAAGAGCTTGCTGAATACGTTAAGAACACTTGGCTGTCATCAACCGTTTGGCTAG